ACGCTCACGCGTGCGGCCGAGTTGTTCCCCGACGGCATCGAGCGTGGCGACCGGACCATCCAAGCCAAAACGTTGGCGGATCACAAACTGTTCCCGATCGGTGAGACACTCCGCTATCGCCTGGCGAACCACGGCCAAATCCTCGGTGTCCATCATTTCCTGGAAGGAACAGCGCTCTTCCGGAATGACGCAGCCGATCATTTCGCCGCTCCCGTCGCACGCCGGCGCATCCAGACTCACTTCAGTAACCCGGTACTTCAGCACGTGACGAACGGCCTCCACTTTGAGACCGACTTCGCCCGCAATGCGGTGTTCATCGTGTTCCGCAGCGGCTTCGTCGTAACTGGGCGCATGGAGCACTTTGTGCAATTGGGTCGCGCGGCGGATGGGAATGCGCACAGTGTGCGCACGATTGGCGGCCATCCGGATCGCCTGCTCGATCCAGAGCGTGGCGTAGGTTGAAAAGCGGGTGTTGAATCCCTGGGGATTGTATTTCCTGGCGGCGATTTGCAAACCTTCGTTCCCGGCGGAGATCAATTCCTCCATGGTCAATTGCGTGTGCTGCCAGCGTTTTGCGACCGACACGACCAGCCTCAAATTCGCCTCGATCAACCTTATTTCGGCTCGGGCTGACTCATCTTCGGGCCCCTCCCGGATCGCGCTGCTCAACTTGATTTCCTCCGCCGCCGTCAGCAGGGAAACCTTCCCGATTTCATTCAAATAGTTGTCAAGATATTGCGTACCGCCACTAACCGCACTCATAGCACTTTTGCTCTCCCAGAGATGTTGCAACCCGGTATGCGGGCCGCAGAATTTTTGCAGGCACACCCAACGAACAAGAACGGGTGACGGATGAATGAGTCTGCGATGATCGTCTCGCTGGCAAACTTCCGACCGTCAGTCAGTTCTTTCGCTTATCCTCGGTGCCAACCGATGCCTTCCGCTGAGTGCCTTTCTCACGGTAGACGGGAATAAGAAATCTGATGAGCTTGGCTTTTCCGGTGTTCCCTTCAGGGACGCGCACGTAGCGCTCGACGTATTGACCGGTCCACTCCAAATGATTGATCTGGTCGCCAACTTCGGTGGTGAGAGGTTCGGCTTTGGTTGAATCCCGTGCAGTCGGTTTGCGCAGTTGCGGAAGGTAAGCCTGGCCTGTCCCATTTGTGGAGCTCGTGTCCAACCTGGAGACAGTTGGAGAGATGGTGGTCGGGTGATTGGTGGCCTGCCCGTAAATAAGATTTGTTCCCAACAGCAAATGCAGGGCGAGAACCACGGCAGGTTTCAAGGCGGCTTTCACTCGACTGTCCGTTGATACATACACGGTCGTCCCTCATTATAGTGCGGCGGGTGATGTATTGCCCCCTCGTCGAGCACAAAAGTGTTTGGGCCGGCGCATTAGCGAAATAGCAAAATCCAGACCGCACGAATCCAAATCACATTTGAGAGCCGGCTGGCTGGACTGGTGATCCCACCGATGCCACGCAACAGATTCGCTGTCGCGGTCCAGTTATTCTCAGCCATCTCACTTTGGCCTATAATCGAGTATGAAGTTCTCGGGCACACCTGCTGAATTGTTCATGGCAATACGAGATGGTGGCGAGCGTTTCCAGTGCATCGGCCAGATGGGGATTCCCAAGGTGGCGGGATCGGCCGTCGCTGTGCCGGGTCTGGTCGCCATCGGTGCTGGAGTTGCCATCACCAGGACGCTCGCGGAGAAAAAGCAAGATAAGCGGGTCAAGCGGCTCGTGAAACGCGAAGTCGAGAAAGCGGTCAAAGCGCGACAGCCCAAAGGGCTTTCCTTCGACTTGTTTGGTTAAACGAGCCGCTGCGAAATGATCCGGGACGCTGCTGCTTTATTCGATTCGCGCGGATCCGTGAACGGCGAAAAGAAGTCAGTTGAAGAGTCGATACTGTGGCGGTGTGGGGACGCGATCGGTTTTGAGCATGTGCTCGAGGAAATCGCCCAGTTGACCGATCAGTTGCCGGAAGATTCGCGTTTGCACGCCTTGCCCCAAAATCTCCACCGCAGTGGCGTATGATCGGCTGGTGAAACCCTTCCGGGGAACGAATCCCATCAGCCGCTCAATTTCCGGGACCCGCAGCATTCGAACTCCACCTTCGCAAGCGACAAACGGACCGCAGTTGATCTTCCAGTAGCTGCGCAAAATGGTGGGGACCTTCGAACTCTGGGGGTCGATCACGGTGAACCCAAAACCGTTGCCCGCGGCGCGGTGGCGCTCCATGTGTTCCGCTCTTCCGGCAATGCAATTCCGGATTCGCTCCGCCTCAACTCGGTCGCGCATGGGATCCGCCGTATCCAGGTAATCACCGGCACTCCCATCGAAGCGCTTCATCGGAATGGCCGGATAGAAACGGGCGAACAGCGTGGCCACCATGACTCCGCGTTTGCGATCCTGAGGCTCCGCCCATTCGTCCCACGGGTTCAACTGAAAACAGTGGACGTGGTAGCCGAGACGTTCCAGGTGAGCCATCAACACGCGACCAGCGATCGCGTTCGGCCCAAAAAATCCCGGTACATTTTCCACCATCACCGCCAGTGGCATGTGTGCAGCTACGTGATGCGCGAAGGACAGGAACAGGTCGCCGTCGTCCCCAAGTTCGCTGCCTCCCTTCAAACCCTTTTTGGCCACGCCGGTCGTTGAGAAGCACGTGCAAGGCAAGCTGGCGAACATGAAGGCGGCCGAGGGCAAGTCGCCGGGGTCCAAATCACGGATGTCGCACTGGTAGAGCGGCACGTCGGGATGTTCCAATGCGAAGTGCGCCGCGAATCTCGGCGATAT
Above is a window of bacterium DNA encoding:
- a CDS encoding sigma-70 family RNA polymerase sigma factor, producing MSAVSGGTQYLDNYLNEIGKVSLLTAAEEIKLSSAIREGPEDESARAEIRLIEANLRLVVSVAKRWQHTQLTMEELISAGNEGLQIAARKYNPQGFNTRFSTYATLWIEQAIRMAANRAHTVRIPIRRATQLHKVLHAPSYDEAAAEHDEHRIAGEVGLKVEAVRHVLKYRVTEVSLDAPACDGSGEMIGCVIPEERCSFQEMMDTEDLAVVRQAIAECLTDREQFVIRQRFGLDGPVATLDAVGEQLGRTRERVRKIELQALSRLRQRLGEIFHLTLDPV
- a CDS encoding DNA cytosine methyltransferase — its product is MLTAFQKLGSNKGCARVWIESPRLQQLGFEAGSFLDVRQRAGDTLHLVPVAHRTRNRVSFRQMSGLPCPIIDLNSRRLLSDFQGHTEIKLSASFKRLQVTPSVRSFHIVRHRTHGLPLPAIEYFAGGGTLTSAVTDDPRFKLAGAVEISPRFAAHFALEHPDVPLYQCDIRDLDPGDLPSAAFMFASLPCTCFSTTGVAKKGLKGGSELGDDGDLFLSFAHHVAAHMPLAVMVENVPGFFGPNAIAGRVLMAHLERLGYHVHCFQLNPWDEWAEPQDRKRGVMVATLFARFYPAIPMKRFDGSAGDYLDTADPMRDRVEAERIRNCIAGRAEHMERHRAAGNGFGFTVIDPQSSKVPTILRSYWKINCGPFVACEGGVRMLRVPEIERLMGFVPRKGFTSRSYATAVEILGQGVQTRIFRQLIGQLGDFLEHMLKTDRVPTPPQYRLFN